The Schizosaccharomyces pombe strain 972h- genome assembly, chromosome: I genome contains a region encoding:
- the rps7 gene encoding 40S ribosomal protein eS7 — MSALNKIVKRSSSQPTETDLLVAQCLYDLESSSKDMAKELRPLQITSAREVEVGGGKKAIVVFVPQPLLKAFHKCQARLTRELEKKFADRHVIFIAQRRILPKPGRKSRVTQKRPRSRTLTAVHNAILEDIVFPTEIIGKRTRQATDGRKTIKVFLDNRDANTVDYKLGSFSSVYHKLTGKNVTFEFPVATGEGL, encoded by the coding sequence ATGTCTGCTCTCAACAAGATTGTCAAGCGTTCGAGCTCCCAGCCCACTGAAACCGACCTCCTTGTTGCTCAATGTCTCTATGATTTAGAGAGTTCTTCTAAGGACATGGCCAAGGAGCTCCGCCCTCTCCAAATTACTTCTGCTCGCGAAGTTGAAGTTGGAGGTGGAAAGAAGGCAATCGTTGTTTTTGTGCCCCAACCCCTTCTTAAGGCTTTCCACAAATGCCAAGCTCGTTTGACCCGTGAGCTCGAGAAGAAGTTTGCTGACCGTCATGTAATTTTCATCGCTCAACGCCGTATCTTGCCCAAGCCTGGCCGTAAGTCTCGTGTTACTCAAAAGCGTCCTCGTTCTCGTACCTTGACTGCTGTTCACAACGCTATTCTTGAAGACATTGTTTTCCCCACTGAGATCATTGGCAAGCGTACTCGTCAAGCTACTGACGGTCGCAAGACTATCAAGGTTTTCCTTGACAACAGAGATGCTAACACTGTTGATTATAAGTTGGGTTCCTTTTCTAGTGTCTACCACAAGCTCACTGGCAAAAATGTTACATTCGAGTTCCCTGTTGCTACCGGCGAGGGCTTGTAA
- the mal3 gene encoding microtubule plus-end binding protein, EB1 family Mal3: protein MSESRQELLAWINQVTSLGLTRIEDCGKGYAMIQIFDSIYQDIPLKKVNFECNNEYQYINNWKVLQQVFLKKGIDKVVDPERLSRCKMQDNLEFVQWAKRFWDQYYPGGDYDALARRGNRGPANTRVMNSSAGATGPSRRRQVSSGSSTPSMTKSSANNNNVSSTANTAAVLRAKQAQQQITSLETQLYEVNETMFGLERERDFYFNKLREIEILVQTHLTTSPMSMENMLERIQAILYSTEDGFELPPDQPADLTTALTDHDTNNVAEEAQMTDLKDSETQRVPSAPDFVHARLQSLEVDDDENITF, encoded by the exons ATGTCTGAATCTCGGCAAGAGCTCTTAGCTTGGATCAACCAA GTTACAAGCCTTGGTTTGACCAGGATTGAGGATTGTGGAAAAGGTTACGCTATGATACAGATTTTTGACTCCATATATCAAGACATACCACTAAAAAAGGTGAATTTTGAATGCAATAATGAGTATCAATATATAAACAATTGGAAAGTTCTTCAACAGGTATTCTTGAAGAAGGGTATCGATAAAGTTGTAGACCCTGAGAGACTATCGCGTTGTAAAATGCAAGATAATCTGGAGTTCGTTCAATGGGCCAAACGTTTTTGGGATCAATATTATCCTGGGGGCGATTATGATGCGCTGGCACGCCGGGGGAATAGAGGACCTGCTAACACTCGTGTTATGAATTCCTCTGCAGGAGCAACTGGCCCTTCTCGTCGCCGTCAGGTTTCTTCTGGTAGTTCTACACCTTCAATGACTAAGTCATCAGCAAACAACAATAACGTGTCTTCGACTGCAAATACTGCGGCAGTGTTAAGGGCAAAGCAAGCACAACAACAAATCACTAGTCTTGAAACACAGTTGTACGAAGTTAATGAGACGATGTTTGGTTTGGAGAGAGAACGTGATTTCTATTTTAACAAGCTTCgagaaattgaaatacTTGTACAAACTCATTTGACCACTTCTCCTATGTCAATGGAAAATATGTTGGAGCGTATTCAAGCAATACTTTATTCTACTGAGGATGGTTTTGAGTTACCACCTGATCAACCCGCAGATTTAACTACCGCCCTTACGGACCATGATACTAACAACGTCGCTGAAGAGGCTCAAATGACTGACCTAAAAGACTCAGAAACTCAACGCGTTCCCTCTGCACCAGATTTCGTACATGCTAGGCTACAAAGTTTAGAGGTTGATGACGATGAGAATATCacgttttaa
- the pof14 gene encoding F-box protein Pof14 — translation MLQFSFQNCKTHTCYMNTSVNEHLDQDESFLRILIDTRKKIRSSYFKPQTFDEFVHCLARVRAMKRLVSICSNFDEEDNWNGVWNTLVVDGDSHASAMIDYEGLLDKCSLSRNLLELINDYAEYTTQVLPFRKIPSSDNLDSSLNLTVASPKSNLYYRYSSESPKYAKILDCPDEILQLIFSYCYDASYIEKLPFAFSYRKQRHTLIHDLPNTCLRFKKILSPRNVSFWKRLLKVHKKNPNSAVTCSESINTSAVAKFTDIPTIIPIFLDPSYQSYAAKTIHSDTSSLASSIIQTGDGTQSCDESTYIELACNLVGRCVLCNRIPKLTKFKDCITSFYRPSVATNICDQCLEAIIDFYEPVSRYKFDVMKDRLGVGYISRPGQKFPSWLSEHVQLARDEEKAFKSIYHSQGEFARSLFRLFRAQLAELCEQ, via the coding sequence ATGCttcaattttcatttcaaaattgcAAAACGCATACATGCTATATGAATACCAGCGTGAATGAGCACTTGGATCAAGATGAATCGTTTTTAAGAATACTAATCGATACtcgcaaaaaaataagaagcTCATATTTCAAGCCTCAAAcatttgatgaatttgtGCATTGTTTAGCAAGAGTAAGAGCCATGAAGCGATTGGTTTCGATCTGTTCtaattttgatgaagaagacaATTGGAATGGTGTCTGGAATACGTTGGTTGTTGATGGAGATTCGCATGCTTCAGCAATGATTGATTATGAAGGTCTACTTGATAAATGCTCACTAAGTAGAAATCTTCTAGAATTGATTAATGATTATGCCGAGTATACTACCCAAGTCCTGCCTTTCAGAAAAATACCAAGTAGCGATAATCTTGActcttcattaaatttaactGTTGCTTCACCTAAGtcaaatttatattatagATACTCATCTGAGAGTCCTAAGtatgcaaaaattttggattgTCCGGATGAAATTTTACAGCtgattttttcatattgCTATGATGCTTCATACATAGAGAAGTTACCCTTTGCATTTTCATATAGAAAACAACGACATACCCTTATCCATGACCTCCCCAATACATGTTTacgttttaaaaagattctCAGCCCTCGAAATGTTTCATTTTGGAAACGATTACTTAAGgtgcataaaaaaaatccaaattcGGCTGTAACTTGCTCTGAGTCTATAAACACAAGTGCTGTGGCCAAATTTACCGATATCCCTACAATCattccaatttttcttgATCCAAGTTATCAAAGTTATGCAGCAAAGACAATTCATTCTGATACTTCTTCGTTAGCCTCCTCGATCATCCAAACAGGAGATGGAACACAGTCATGCGATGAGTCTACATATATAGAGCTAGCATGCAATCTTGTAGGCCGTTGTGTGCTTTGCAATAGAATACCGAAGTTAACTAAGTTTAAAGATTGCATTACCTCATTTTACCGGCCTTCTGTTGCTACCAATATATGTGATCAATGCTTAGAAGCAATCATTGACTTTTATGAACCTGTAAGTAGATACAAATTTGATGTTATGAAAGATCGTTTAGGGGTGGGATATATAAGCAGGCCTGGTCAAAAATTCCCCTCTTGGTTATCGGAGCATGTTCAATTGGCTAGGGATGAAGAGAAAGCGTTCAAGAGTATTTACCATTCTCAAGGTGAATTTGCAAGAAGTTTATTTCGTTTGTTTCGAGCGCAGTTGGCTGAGTTATGTGaacaataa
- the byr3 gene encoding translational activator, zf-CCHC type zinc finger protein, protein MESESVPTVPQTTRPGPRCYNCGENGHQARECTKGSICYNCNQTGHKASECTEPQQEKTCYACGTAGHLVRDCPSSPNPRQGAECYKCGRVGHIARDCRTNGQQSGGRFGGHRSNMNCYACGSYGHQARDCTMGVKCYSCGKIGHRSFECQQASDGQLCYKCNQPGHIAVNCTSPVIEA, encoded by the coding sequence ATGGAGTCTGAATCTGTTCCCACCGTTCCTCAAACCACTCGTCCCGGTCCTCGATGCTATAACTGTGGTGAAAACGGTCATCAAGCTCGTGAGTGCACCAAGGGTTCAATCTGCTACAATTGCAATCAGACCGGTCACAAGGCTAGCGAATGCACTGAGCCTCAACAGGAAAAAACTTGCTATGCTTGTGGTACCGCCGGACATCTCGTTCGTGATTGCCCCAGCAGCCCTAACCCCCGTCAAGGTGCGGAATGTTACAAGTGTGGTCGTGTTGGTCACATTGCTAGAGACTGTCGTACAAATGGTCAACAAAGTGGCGGACGATTTGGTGGTCATCGCTCCAACATGAATTGCTATGCTTGTGGCTCTTATGGCCATCAAGCCCGTGATTGCACTATGGGCGTGAAATGCTACTCTTGTGGTAAGATTGGACACCGCAGCTTTGAATGTCAACAAGCTTCAGATGGTCAACTTTGTTACAAGTGTAATCAACCAGGCCACATCGCCGTCAATTGCACCTCTCCTGTAATTGAGGCATAA